A genomic stretch from Hemicordylus capensis ecotype Gifberg chromosome 1, rHemCap1.1.pri, whole genome shotgun sequence includes:
- the CDKN1C gene encoding cyclin-dependent kinase inhibitor 1C, translating into MSNVHLSSASALERLAARRTFPLHARTGVCRNLFGPVDHDELNRELKSKLREICEDDQKRWDYNFQTETPLAGPGRLQWEEVEGDSVPAFYRETLQVGRCRFPVLVIRSKPPLGSADVPPAIDPRDCLQATDGSSPPSPLSPQGKTVALESTMSGGEEERLNQENRTDQLNNYSGIIIKPVPCAAVALKRAASGGVAHITDFFAKRKRVVDSKLAGDHPSALPASVAAVPTEQTPRKRLR; encoded by the exons ATGTCCAACGTGCACCTCTCCAGCGCCTCGGCTCTAGAGCGCCTTGCGGCGCGCCGGACTTTCCCCCTGCACGCTCGCACCGGGGTCTGCAGGAATCTCTTTGGCCCCGTGGACCACGACGAGCTCAACCGGGAGCTGAAGAGCAAGTTGCGGGAGATCTGCGAGGACGACCAGAAGCGctgggactacaacttccagaccGAGACGCCGCTGGCTGGCCCGGGCAGGCTGCAGTGGGAAGAGGTGGAGGGCGACTCCGTGCCTGCTTTCTATCGGGAAACGCTACAGGTTGGGAGGTGCCGCTTCCCGGTGCTTGTGATCCGATCCAAGCCTCCGCTTGGGAGCGCGGACGTGCCTCCCGCTATAGACCCCAGAGACTGTCTCCAGGCAACGGACGgatcttctcccccctccccgcttagCCCTCAGGGCAAGACGGTCGCTTTGGAAAGCACTATGTCGGGGGGCGAGGAGGAGCGCCTCAACCAGGAGAACAGAACCGATCAGCTCAACAACTACTCAGGGATTATAATCAAACCTGTACCGTGTGCGGCTGTGGCTCTGAAGCGGGCAGCGTCAGGAGGCGTCGCTCACATCACAG ATTTCTTCGCCAAGCGGAAAAGAGTCGTAGACTCAAAACTGGCTGGGGATCATCCGAGCGCGTTGCCAGCTTCGGTCGCCGCTGTTCCCACTGAGCAGACACCCCGGAAAAGGCTCCGATGA